Proteins from a genomic interval of Zingiber officinale cultivar Zhangliang chromosome 1B, Zo_v1.1, whole genome shotgun sequence:
- the LOC121976162 gene encoding probable xyloglucan galactosyltransferase GT17, with protein sequence MASKDEESKPSFFFFFPSSSFCSSLLFGFRCVVFVSLCYLLWLRFLFHTFPLLAPTRSGRSSQLGRSPPATCDPSIARFYIHRLHPRFNADIVQRCLSRYACCGVDCPDVGHSGLGRPLLRLTADADVDPDLTSWYATHPLSAEVIFHARVERHPCRTTDPAAAELFYVPFFAGLHATTSFRPKNRDALAVELAEHLNSLPAFRRRGGRDHFLVVGRTSWDFMRKPACPDFGANQGLLLLPEVANMTVLTVERHPWEGRNQFGIPYPSYFHPRTAEDVADWQAELRRFARTRSFLFAFVGGWQPGSEKAAVRTSLMAQCWKSNRCLPVHCEPILHKCDDPGRILDVMRRADFCLQPPGESFTRRSTFEAILAGCIPVFLSEHSAYSQYQWYLPARPEDWSVLLKPDQWDRVEEVLARIHRNVVAKMRDTVIELIPRISYAHPDSSVGFQDAVNIALIELTKRVRSNQDGL encoded by the coding sequence ATGGCTTCCAAGGATGAGGAGAGCAAGCcatcttttttcttcttcttcccttcttcttccttctgttcTTCTCTCCTCTTCGGCTTCCGCTGCGTCGTCTTCGTCTCCCTCTGCTACCTCCTCTGGCTTCGCTTCCTCTTCCACACCTTCCCGCTGCTGGCTCCGACCCGGTCCGGTCGCAGCAGCCAGCTCGGCCGCTCGCCGCCCGCCACCTGCGACCCTTCCATCGCGCGCTTCTACATTCATCGCCTCCACCCGCGCTTCAACGCCGACATCGTCCAGCGCTGCCTCTCCCGCTACGCTTGCTGCGGAGTCGACTGTCCAGACGTCGGCCACTCGGGCCTCGGCCGCCCGCTCCTCCGTCTCACGGCCGACGCTGACGTCGATCCCGACCTCACGTCCTGGTATGCCACACACCCGCTCTCCGCCGAGGTCATCTTTCACGCCCGTGTCGAGCGCCACCCCTGCCGCACCACCGACCCGGCCGCGGCGGAACTCTTCTACGTCCCCTTCTTCGCCGGCCTCCACGCCACTACCAGCTTCCGGCCGAAGAACAGAGACGCCCTCGCCGTCGAACTCGCCGAGCACCTCAACTCCCTCCCCGCCTTCCGCCGCCGCGGCGGCCGCGATCACTTCCTCGTCGTCGGCCGTACCTCCTGGGATTTCATGCGGAAACCGGCCTGCCCTGATTTCGGCGCCAACCAGGGCCTGCTCCTCCTCCCGGAGGTCGCCAACATGACCGTCCTCACCGTGGAGCGCCATCCCTGGGAGGGGCGCAACCAGTTCGGCATCCCCTATCCCTCCTACTTCCACCCGCGGACGGCGGAGGACGTAGCGGACTGGCAGGCGGAGCTTCGCCGGTTCGCCCGGACCCGGAGCTTCCTGTTCGCGTTCGTGGGCGGGTGGCAGCCCGGCTCGGAGAAGGCGGCGGTGCGGACCTCGCTCATGGCCCAGTGCTGGAAGTCAAACCGGTGCCTACCGGTCCACTGCGAACCGATCCTGCACAAGTGCGATGACCCGGGCCGGATCCTGGACGTGATGCGCCGGGCTGACTTCTGCTTGCAACCCCCCGGTGAGTCCTTCACTCGGCGGTCCACCTTCGAAGCGATCCTGGCCGGTTGCATTCCGGTGTTCTTGTCCGAGCACTCTGCCTACTCGCAATATCAATGGTACCTGCCGGCCCGACCGGAAGACTGGTCGGTCCTGTTGAAACCGGACCAATGGGATCGAGTCGAGGAAGTGCTAGCTCGGATTCACAGAAATGTGGTTGCAAAGATGAGAGACACAGTGATTGAGCTGATTCCTAGGATCTCCTACGCTCATCCGGACTCAAGTGTAGGGTTTCAGGACGCGGTCAATATTGCTCTCATTGAGCTCACCAAGCGAGTTCGATCAAATCAAGATGGTTTGTGA